A region of the Peredibacter starrii genome:
TATAGAAGGATAATTTCTATCCAGAGTGTGATTGTTAAGTACATTCGTGCTAGCCTGAATACGGCGATGAATGTCCTCTGTCTTACTTTTTTTGAAGAAGAAGTACGATGACCCTCCCATTAGAATAGTTAGAACAACAGCATATACAGCTGCTAGCTTGAAAATATGCAGATATGCTTTTCTGAACAGAGACTTCGGTTTCATATAAAATCTTCACAAAAATTGCATCGAATGGAATGATAGGCTAGATTTCGATGAAGGAGATACAAACATGAAAATTTTTATCCTTAATATGCTTATTTTTTTTGGACTTTCGAAAGCTCAGGCTGGGGTTTCTCAGATTATCATAGAGTCAGTTGATCAATCTAAAGATGGAGTTAGTCCTGCCCAGTTCAAACCTGATTCGGATGGGACTGGATGCAGCCGCTGCTAGTAATCTTAAGTTTTCTTATGTTTCTTATCGGCTGCTCAAAGGAAGTGAATGTGATTACTGTGTCTTTGAATCCACGAGAGGCCTTCAGTAGCCTGGATCCTATGGCCATACAATATACCAATGAATTCTATCTCTTAGAGAATTTAACTACACGATTAGTTTCATTCGATGAAAATGGTGAATATCAGCTTGAGCTGGCTTCTAGTATTAATAAAATCAGCGAATACGAATACGACGTTAAAATAAGAAAGACGTATTTTAGTAATGGTGACCTCGTAACTTTGAAAGATGTGAAACATTCTATTGAGCGATCATTGCAAGGAACTTCGCACACAAATCTGAAAGATTATATAAGTGAGATCCTCTTATCTGAAGACAGCTTGAAAATAAAATTAAAAAAAGCCTCGAGATCATTTTTTTACTATCTTTCGCTCCCAGACTTAGGGATCCTTCATTCTAGTCAATATTCAAAAAAGACTCTTCTTGCCGCCGATTTTACTGCCATTTCATCCGGACCTTTTTATTACAAAATAGATGGAAGTAGTTTCAGTCTTTTGAAGAATAAGTATTATAATCTTGGAGTAGTTAATTATCCTGATGAGATTAGGTTAAGAAATCCTTTTAATGAAAATTCAATTTCACTCCTAAAGTCAGGGGATTAGACCTTGGACAGGTTAGTGTTAAGGACTTTTTGTCGGAACGGACATTGAACGAAAACTTACGTGTTATAGGGGTTCCTTCGGATTCATTAACCTATTTGTATTTTAATGAGAATGCAAAAGGTTTCAAAGATGATAAGCACCGGCTATGGATTAAAAAATTAATACTTGAAAACTTCTCAGTACCTAAATCTCTCCATCAATTTGCTCGTCGGAGTGTTCAGTATTTTCCGCCAGAGTCAAAAGCATATATACCTGAAACACAGATTGACTCGATTGTAAGGTCTAATCTTCCAGCTAGTCCTCCAAAGGACTTCCCAAAAAAAGTTATTATCCATACGTATTCAACTGTTTATAACGTAACGATTGAAAATCTTGTTAGGCAACTTGAGAAGATACCTGATGTCAAAGTTGAAATTAAAAATGATATTAAACCTGCAGACTACATTAATAAAATGAAGTCTGGGGAATTCGAAATTTTCTTGAATGTCATGTCAACGGACTTTCGGACCCCTGTTGAGGCAATTAATTTTGAATTTTTCTCTGCTGATTCTGTCCTTAGGGATAAAGATGGCAGCGTGAGTAGAAATTTTGAAAGATACCAAGCTGCACAAGATGGCATAGAGGAGATTAAAAGCCTTCAGGAGATTTCAAAGACAATCTTGTTAAGTGATCAGGTCATTCCATTGTTCCATTCTGCTATCCCGTTTGTTTACAATTCAGACAAGGTCGATCTAAGTGATTTGAATCATCTATTCATTCTGAATTTTTGGAAGATCAAGAGTGGTAGATGAAACTGAAAAATCTTGTCGATGATTTAGTTCAGAAGCATAGCCTTAAATATTATTTTTATAATAAGGAAGCATTTTCAGATTTGTATCCCGCTGCATATTTGAAGATTGATTATAAAGGAAAAAGTTACGAAGCTTGGGGCGTTTCCAAAGGAGACAAAGATTTAGCTTTCTTTAAAGCATTGGTTGAATTGATTGAAAGAATAAGTATTTCTGAAACATGTGGATATTTTTTTAAAGAGAATCGTTTTTTTGGAGAAACTGTCACTTTAACTCAAATTTCTCAAAAGTTCGCTGTTGGAACTAAGTTATTAAATTCTGACAATTCGAATGGAGCAGCTGTTCATCTTACTAAGTCGAAGGCAATAGAGTCAGGGCTCAACGAGCTGATTGAGAGGCATACAATCTTGTCTGCTCTTTATCTTAATATCCCGCCTTTGCCCTATACTGGTAAGGTAATTTGCCTTAATGTTTTGGAGAAATATAAAATTAAATTCTACTATTGGGGCTCAAACAATAGATATGTTGTAGTTGCTGTTCATCTATTGGATAACGGTGGTCTTCAATTCTCTCATGCGTGTTCCAAGAAATTAGATTCTGCTGTTTTGAAGTCATTTGAGGAGCTAACTCCAAATATAATATCGCAATTTGACAATCCCGTCGTTGTTAAGGATTTTGCTGTTAGAGAAGGAAGCATAAAGAGTTTTAATTTGTATTGGAAATATAGTGGAGATAGGCGGGTCCTTGATTTTTTTAATTCCAAGAGAGAGAGAGTTTCATCTCAAATTCCAGTGCTCAAAGATATTTATTATTCAGAAATAAATATCTCAGAGGTATTTCAAAAGATAGGCTATCCCTTTTGTTGCCTTAAAGTTATATCCCCACAAGCTCAGCAGTTATTTTTTGATAATTGGAATGAAAAGTATATTCACCCAGATATTTATATCCCCGGACGTTTACCAGCTTTCCCTCACATTATTGCCTAGCTGCTTCAATACTAGCTACTAAAGATTTCTTCAAGACGATTCAAATTCACTTTCGAATCAAACTCTCTCTTCACTTTCCCAACACCATTCTCCACAACCGCCGCATTCGGATTACCATTCTTAAAACTAGCTACAATCTTCGTCATAGCTTGAACATCAAAAGGCTTCACCAACCAGCCGGTCTTACCATCTTCAACGATCTCCGGATTTGAACTAATGTCCCAACATACTGTCGGTAGACCATATTGGAGAGTTTCAATAAGTGTATTCGCCGAACCTTCATAAAGACTCGTGAACACAAACACTTCAAGTGAATTAAAAAACGCCGGCATATCACTAACATGACCAAGAAGCTTCACTTGCTCCTGGAGCCCAGCTTCATCAATCATCTTCTGAAGATCTTTATGAAGTTCACCCTCACCAGCGATAAGAAGTTTGAAGTTCATGCCATCAGCTTTAAGAAGTTTCGCCATCTCAATCAAATATTTCTGACCTTTCTGTTCTGTCAGACGTCCAGCATTTCCAATAACAACTTCATTACCTTTCTTCTCATAAAGCTTCTTACTCTTATCAACTTCCTTCGAGGTATCCACACCATTATAGATCAGAACCATTTTATTCTCAGGAAACCAAGACTCGTTACCTTGTTTAAGACTGCGACCAATTTCCTTCGAATTCACCACAACGTGAGTCAGCACATTCGTGAACAAGAAACGGTTAAGCCACGTATTTCGAAGTGGGTGAGGCATCCCACGGCGATAAATGATTTTCTTAACACCTGCAATTCTAGCAGCTAGGCCAGCAAGCTTTAAATCCGCCGGTAAGTTAAGCACAATTGCATCCACGCCTTTAACTTTGAAGAAAACAGCCAGTGTTAAAACCTTAACTGGGTTTAAGAAGCTTAGATTTCCTACATGAAAACGAAACACATCCAGACTTTCACGCACACCTTTATTCCCAAGTTCCGAACGCATGTTCGTAAGAAGGAGAACCTTGTTACCTCTGCGAATGAATTCCTTGGCCGTCGTGAAGTGCCACTTCTCTCCGCCTCCCCAGGCCTTGTTAGAGTTAAAGAAGCAAACAGTCTTTGTCGGAGTCGTCATAATTGTCCTAAAGCTTAAAAAAATGTGGTTCGAGTCTACCGCGAGCGGTATAGGATATAAAGTATGAAAAACCTCACTTTTGCTCTGACTTTAACCATTCTCACCACTTCGGCGTCTGCAAAAGAGGTCGAAAGAGTTACCCTGATCAATCACCAAGGGAACAAAGAAGTCTTCAATCGAAATGAGAAGGGCAACATTATTGGTACGAAAAAGGTATTTAGTCCCAGAGGGTATCTCATCTCAGAAGGTAAGTTTGAAGAGGGTAAGGAGATTGGTCTTCATAAGCGCTACTTTCCTAACGGTAAAATTGAATCTCTCATCTATCACCCCGACATGCGGATCGATTACTCGGAAGATGGAAAGATCATTCAACTTGTGTGTGCTTCGGTTGCTTATCTAGAAGAAGATAAAAACCTCTGCGGCTGGAACAAAATTTCAAATGTTACAGTCAATGGTCGAAATTATACCTATGAACAAGGGAAACTCATTAAGTTCCAAGATTTCCACTCCAAGGGAAAACTCAAAACTGAGAATGTGTATCAAGGTGAGAATGAAACTCGAAAGAATTTCTATCCCTCTGGAAAATTGAAGTCCGAAAAGTTTTTGGTATCAAAAGAACTTCAGGCAGAAAAAGACTACTATGAGAATGGTAAACTCAAGGCCGAATTTAAGTACGAGCTAAAAAACGGAGAAGTTTTTTATTATAAAAAAACATACTTCGAGAACGGTAATCCAGAAGTCGAAGGAAAATTTAAACGCGATCCCAAGCACAGTTATGATCTGGCAATTGGTCTTCGTAAAACCTACTACGAAATCACTGGACTTGCTTATGAAGAGAATCATAACAACGAAGGTCAGTTAGATGGCGAAAGTATTTACTACGGAGAGAACGGACGAGTGACGATCAGACGCGTTTATAAAAACGGCGAACTCGTCAGCGAGAAAAATTTCTAATAATTCGGAATCTTTCTCATGTGGTACAAGGTCCAGTTATCATGGATTTCTTGATCAAGAATCTCCCATTCATAGAATAAATACTCTGGGAAATAAGCATCGGCCGGTCCCTCATAATCTACAATCGAACATAAAAACTCAGAAAGATAAGGCAATGTGAGCTCATAGATCTCAGCTCCACCCATCACATAAATGGTCGTGATATCATTTTGTTCGGCATACTCGAGAATCTGATTCATCGTCTGAAAATAAGCCGAATTGTTCTTACTCAGAACTAAGGCTTTTTTCGCACCTTCAATTCTCTGGCCATGATGATCAAAGTTTTTTCGTCCGACTAATACCACCTGATCTCGGATACTTTCCTTAAAATTTGCATACTCATCCGGTATGTTCCAGGGAACTTTTCCGTTGAGCCCAATTTCACGTTTTTTTCCGAGCGCCGCAATGGCAATAAACTTAACCTTCATTCTTGAGATTATACCTCGGGCGGGGTGTCATTAGTAGACGTAGGGCTACCTATTTCGTAATATTGGGGGCATGAAAATACTAATTACTGGTGGCGCAGGTTACATTGGCTCTCACGTTGTGAAGGCCCTTGGGCAGTTGGGCTACGACATTACCGTTTTTGACAACCTTTCTACTGGTCACAGAGAAGCAGTTACCTACGGCGATTTAGTTGTGGGTGATCTTTCTGATAAGGCCAAGTTGGATGAGCTTTTTAAAACTCGTAAGTTTGAAGCGGTTCTTCACTTCGCCGGAAGCATTGTAGTTCCAGACAGTGTTTCTGATCCTCTTGGCTATTACTTGAACAATACTGTGAACTCGCACTTTCTTCTGTCTCTTTGCCAGAAGTATGGCGTGAATCAATTCATTTTCTCTTCAACTGCTGCCGTATACGGCATGCCGGGTGATGGTGTTTGTCGTGAGGATTCTCCGCTTGCTCCTATCAATCCCTATGGCCAGTCAAAGCTTATGACTGAACATATGCTGAAAGATTTATCGTTTGCATCTAACTTCCGCTATGTGGCCCTAAGATACTTCAATGTATCTGGTGCTGATCCGGAAGGTAGAATTGGCCAATCATTCCCTAAAGCAACTCACTTAATTAAAGTCGCTTCAGAAACTGCCTGCGGTAAACGCGAGAAGATGGACATCTTTGGAACAGACTACGCAACTCCAGATGGAACTTGTGTGCGTGATTATATTCACGTAACTGATCTTGCCGACGCTCACGTGAAGGCGCTTGAGTATCTTGCGAAAGGTGGAAAGTCTGAAGTTCTAAACTGTGGTTATGGCCATGGCTTCAGTGTTAAAGAAGTAATCGCTCGTGTGAAAGAAATTACAGGTGTGAGCTTCACTGTCGTTGAAGGCCCTCGTCGCCCTGGAGATCCAGCAAGCCTAACGGCCAAAGCTGATCGCATCCAGCAAGTGATTGGCTGGAAACCAAAGTACGATGATCTCAACGTCATCATCAAATCCGCTTACGAGTGGGAAAAGAAAAGACCTTTCTAATGAAAAAGAAAGCTGTTGTTGTACATTCTGGTGGAATGGATTCAAGCCTCTGCCTTGCAGTGGCGATTAAAGAATTCGGCGCTGAAAATGTGCTCTCACTTTCATTTACATATAACCAACGCCATTCAATTGAACTTGCTCGCGCCATTGAAATCTCACTTCATTTCGGAGTGGATCATGTGGAACTTGATCTAAGCTGCCTTTCTCAGATTACTGAGAGTGCTCTAATTGGTCACGGCACTGCCATTGAACACAAGAAAGGCGAAACTCCGAACACGATTGTCATTGGACGAAACGGTCTTATGGCCCGACTTGCTGCCATTCACGCAAACACTCTAGGTGCTAACTGCATCTATATGGGAGTAATGGAACTGGAAAGTGCGAACTCTGGTTACCGTGATTGCTCTCGTGCTTATATGGATGTTGTGCAAACCGCTCTTCGCATGGATTTCGCGAACGATACATTTGAAATTCGCACTCCGCTGATTCTTATGAATAAAAAAGAATCAATGGAGCTTGGGTATAAGCTCGGTGTTTTAGAATACCTTCTGGAAAAAACTGTGACCTGTTACGAGGGAGTAGAGAAGGAAGGTTGTATGAAGTGCCCGGCCTGCAAGCTTCGTAATGAAGGGCTAAAGATCTTCTCTCTGGAGCATCCGGATTTCAAATACTCATACAAAGAGAAGATCCTGAATCTTATAGCTTAGTAGCGACGAACTCTTTCCACGTATCAAGCAGAAGTTCTTTAAATTCTTCGCCTTCATCATCCGTTGGCTCTTCATCAGCAAGATAGTCATCCATATCCGCAACTGTGTCTTCTAATTCATCAATCAGTTCCGCCAGGTCTTCATCGTCACAGTTTTCTGTATTCGTACCTGAAAGACTCATGGCCGTGAGGAAATAATCTAACTGATTTTTAGCAAGTTCAAGGAAACTACGAACGTCTTCTTCCGGTTGAAACATTTCAGAAAGA
Encoded here:
- a CDS encoding ABC transporter substrate-binding protein, whose protein sequence is MITVSLNPREAFSSLDPMAIQYTNEFYLLENLTTRLVSFDENGEYQLELASSINKISEYEYDVKIRKTYFSNGDLVTLKDVKHSIERSLQGTSHTNLKDYISEILLSEDSLKIKLKKASRSFFYYLSLPDLGILHSSQYSKKTLLAADFTAISSGPFYYKIDGSSFSLLKNKYYNLGVVNYPDEIRLRNPFNENSISLLKSGD
- a CDS encoding YcaO-like family protein encodes the protein MKLKNLVDDLVQKHSLKYYFYNKEAFSDLYPAAYLKIDYKGKSYEAWGVSKGDKDLAFFKALVELIERISISETCGYFFKENRFFGETVTLTQISQKFAVGTKLLNSDNSNGAAVHLTKSKAIESGLNELIERHTILSALYLNIPPLPYTGKVICLNVLEKYKIKFYYWGSNNRYVVVAVHLLDNGGLQFSHACSKKLDSAVLKSFEELTPNIISQFDNPVVVKDFAVREGSIKSFNLYWKYSGDRRVLDFFNSKRERVSSQIPVLKDIYYSEINISEVFQKIGYPFCCLKVISPQAQQLFFDNWNEKYIHPDIYIPGRLPAFPHIIA
- a CDS encoding glycosyltransferase; its protein translation is MTTPTKTVCFFNSNKAWGGGEKWHFTTAKEFIRRGNKVLLLTNMRSELGNKGVRESLDVFRFHVGNLSFLNPVKVLTLAVFFKVKGVDAIVLNLPADLKLAGLAARIAGVKKIIYRRGMPHPLRNTWLNRFLFTNVLTHVVVNSKEIGRSLKQGNESWFPENKMVLIYNGVDTSKEVDKSKKLYEKKGNEVVIGNAGRLTEQKGQKYLIEMAKLLKADGMNFKLLIAGEGELHKDLQKMIDEAGLQEQVKLLGHVSDMPAFFNSLEVFVFTSLYEGSANTLIETLQYGLPTVCWDISSNPEIVEDGKTGWLVKPFDVQAMTKIVASFKNGNPNAAVVENGVGKVKREFDSKVNLNRLEEIFSS
- a CDS encoding toxin-antitoxin system YwqK family antitoxin — its product is MKNLTFALTLTILTTSASAKEVERVTLINHQGNKEVFNRNEKGNIIGTKKVFSPRGYLISEGKFEEGKEIGLHKRYFPNGKIESLIYHPDMRIDYSEDGKIIQLVCASVAYLEEDKNLCGWNKISNVTVNGRNYTYEQGKLIKFQDFHSKGKLKTENVYQGENETRKNFYPSGKLKSEKFLVSKELQAEKDYYENGKLKAEFKYELKNGEVFYYKKTYFENGNPEVEGKFKRDPKHSYDLAIGLRKTYYEITGLAYEENHNNEGQLDGESIYYGENGRVTIRRVYKNGELVSEKNF
- a CDS encoding dihydrofolate reductase, with protein sequence MKVKFIAIAALGKKREIGLNGKVPWNIPDEYANFKESIRDQVVLVGRKNFDHHGQRIEGAKKALVLSKNNSAYFQTMNQILEYAEQNDITTIYVMGGAEIYELTLPYLSEFLCSIVDYEGPADAYFPEYLFYEWEILDQEIHDNWTLYHMRKIPNY
- the galE gene encoding UDP-glucose 4-epimerase GalE — translated: MKILITGGAGYIGSHVVKALGQLGYDITVFDNLSTGHREAVTYGDLVVGDLSDKAKLDELFKTRKFEAVLHFAGSIVVPDSVSDPLGYYLNNTVNSHFLLSLCQKYGVNQFIFSSTAAVYGMPGDGVCREDSPLAPINPYGQSKLMTEHMLKDLSFASNFRYVALRYFNVSGADPEGRIGQSFPKATHLIKVASETACGKREKMDIFGTDYATPDGTCVRDYIHVTDLADAHVKALEYLAKGGKSEVLNCGYGHGFSVKEVIARVKEITGVSFTVVEGPRRPGDPASLTAKADRIQQVIGWKPKYDDLNVIIKSAYEWEKKRPF
- the queC gene encoding 7-cyano-7-deazaguanine synthase QueC, whose translation is MKKKAVVVHSGGMDSSLCLAVAIKEFGAENVLSLSFTYNQRHSIELARAIEISLHFGVDHVELDLSCLSQITESALIGHGTAIEHKKGETPNTIVIGRNGLMARLAAIHANTLGANCIYMGVMELESANSGYRDCSRAYMDVVQTALRMDFANDTFEIRTPLILMNKKESMELGYKLGVLEYLLEKTVTCYEGVEKEGCMKCPACKLRNEGLKIFSLEHPDFKYSYKEKILNLIA
- a CDS encoding UPF0149 family protein is translated as MQLQELINQTDLDLTADQVKAFFLGVLCAEKPMPFNKVMEEIFEEVPEARTALEPELRKLWDEQSRNLKKALSEMFQPEEDVRSFLELAKNQLDYFLTAMSLSGTNTENCDDEDLAELIDELEDTVADMDDYLADEEPTDDEGEEFKELLLDTWKEFVATKL